A segment of the Terribacillus aidingensis genome:
GATAAAGATGCTGATCATCTTCTTTTATGTGATTTTCATTTTCTTTGCCAATAACGTCGTCAGTTATGCGCTGTTCACAGTATTTGCAGTCGGAGGTACACTTCTGACGAAGGTTCCATGGCGTTTTATCGCCAAAGGGCTGACACCGGTATGGTTTTTAATTATCTTTACGTTTATCCTGCACTTATTCGTTACAAAGGAAGGCACAGTATTGGTGAACGTATTCGGATTGCCGATTTATAGCGGAGCACTGGAACAAGGAGCCGTTATCTCACTGCGTTTCTTTTTGCTAATCCTTTTGACATCTCTGCTGACGTTGACGACAACGCCGATCGAGATTACTGACGGAGTCGAGTCCTTGCTTGGTCCTCTGCGCCGATTCAAGTTCCCAGTTCATGAACTAGCGCTGATGATGTCCATCTCCTTACGTTTTATCCCTACTTTGCTTCAGGAGACCGAGAAGATTTCCAACGCTCAAGCTTCCAGGGGCGTGGATTTCCGTACAGGGCCATTCAGGGAGCGCGTACGGGCTGTAATTCCCTTGCTGGTGCCTTTGTTTGTCAGTGCCTTTAAACGGGCAGAGGAGCTTGCTATGGCAATGGAAGCAAGAGGCTATCGCGGCGGAGAAGGACGTACGAAGCTTCGGGAGCTGCGCGTGATGAAGCGGGATGTTGCAGCACTCGTCATCTTCATTGTAGTGGTGGCTGCTGCCTTGATAACGAGAGACTATAGTTAGGAGTTACAAAGATGACGCAACGTATGAAGGCGACTGTCAGCTATGACGGCACGCATTTTTCCGGCTTCCAGGTGCAGGAGAAAAACCGCACGGTCCAAGGTGAGCTGGAGAAGGCACTTACGAAGATTCATAAGGGAAAGCAAATCAGGATCCAAGCATCTGGCCGTACAGACGCAGGTGTGCACGCCAGAGGGCAGGTGATCCATTTCGATACCGAGCTTCGCATGGGAGATTACAATTGGCGCAAGGCGCTCAATACCTTGCTGCCGGATGATGTACGGATAACAGATATAACACAAGCAGAAGAAGATTTCCATGCACGCTACAGTGTGAAACGGAAGCAGTATAAGTATTTTGTCCATAATGCGCCGGAACAGGACGTGTTCAAGCGTCATTACGTGCATCATGTTCCTTATCAGCTAGAGCTGGATAGAATTCAGCAAGCTATCACAGCAATCGAGGGAACCCATGACTTCAGCGCTTTTTGTTCTGCGAGGACAGGAGTCAAAGGAGACAAGATCCGTACCGTCTATGAAGCTGTATGTGAAAAGCAGGACGATATGCTTGTGTTCACCTTCACGGGAAGCGGCTTTCTGTATAATATGGTGCGTATACTTGCAGGCACACTTATTGACATCGGGAATGGCCGCAAAGAGCCGGAGGACATGGCTAGAATACTAGAGTCGAAGGACCGGCAGCTGGCGAGTAAAACCGCTGCTGCGAGCGGACTTTGCCTCTGGAAAGTGGACTACTGAAAACTTTTTTGCAAAACAACGCATTCGGGTGTTACATGCTCTTGACATGAGGGTCTATGATGATATACTATGGTTTATGGCATTTTATTTCTATACCACGATTAGCCCCGGAAGACTAATTGTGTAGAATAATAAATGAACGATTCAATCGAAAAAATGGAGGAAATGACATGCGTACAACATTCATGGCGAACGAAAGCAATATCGAACGCAAATGGCTTGTTGTGGATGCAGAAGGCCAAACTCTTGGTCGTCTTGCAAGTGAAGTTGCTGCTATCCTACGCGGTAAGCACAAACCAACTTACACTCCACATGCCGACACTGGTGATAACGTAATCATCATCAACGCTGAGAAAATCGAACTTACTGGTAACAAACTTGCTGACAAGATCTACTACCGTCACTCTAACCACCCAGGTGGTTTGAAACAGCGTACAGCTGACGAAATGCGTACAAAATACCCTGAGCAAATGCTTGAGCTTGCTATCAAAGGCATGCTTCCTAAGGGACCACTTGCACGTAAAATGATCAAAAAGCTTCACGTATACCGTGGCGCAGAGCACAAACACCAAGCACAACAACCAGAAGCTTATACACTTCGCGGTTAATTAAAAAGGAGGTAAACGATAGTGGCACAAGTACAATACTACGGCACCGGTCGCCGTAAAAGCTCTACTGCCCGCGTACGTCTAGTACCAGGCACAGGTCAAGTAACAGTAAACAACCGTAGTGCGGAAGATTACTTCCCATACGAAACACTTCGTACAATCATCAACCAACCTCTAGTTGCAACAGAAACTGCTGGCAACTACGACGTTCTTGTAACTGTACAGGGTGGTGGATTCACAGGACAAGCAGGTGCTATCCGTCACGGTATCTCTCGTGCGCTTCTTGAAGCAGATCCAGAATACCGCGGTACACTTAAAAAAGCTGGCTTCCTAACTCGTGACGCACGTATGAAAGAACGTAAAAAATACGGTCTTAAAGGTGCACGTCGCGCTCCACAGTTCTCAAAACGTTAATTTTTGGGCACTCACGAAAGACTCCCAACCTATTGGTTGGGAGTCTTTTTTTGTGTTCATAAATCTTCTGCCTGACGGAAATGTAAGAAAAGTACTGAATTACTGAACCTGCTGTTCTATTTGTCCGTAGTATTCGTATCATAGTACGGATATCACGAATCAGAGGTGGGAAATGAAAGCGATTGTTTACACAAGGTACGGATCTGCAGACGTTCTTCAATTAAAAGAAACAGCAAAGCCAGTTCCAAAAGATCATGAAATATTAGTAAGGGTAAAAGCGACAACTGTAACAGCAGCAGATATTCGGGCACGAAGTTTTACTGTTCCACCGGTCTTTTGGCTGCCTGCCCGTATAACGCTTGGTCTTAGACAACCCAAAAAAGAGGTGCTGGGAGCTGAGTTAGCTGGTGAGATTGTTTCAGTAGGGAAAGATGTTAAAAGGTTTAAGAAAGGTGACCAAGTATTTGCGGCATCTCTGGAAGATTTCGGTGCCTATGCCGAGTATAAGTGTTTATCAGAAACTGGTCCTGTATCTATCAAACCTTCGAATATCTCTTATGAAGAAGCGGCTGCCATTCCAATAGGAGCACGAACAGCATTGTACTTTTTAAGAAAAGCAGCTATTCAGAGCGGCCAAAAAATACTGGTGTATGGAGCTTCAGGGAGTGTGGGGAGTTATGCAGTCCAGATTGCCAAGTATTTCGGAGCAAACGTAACAGGAGTTTGCAGCACGTCAAATGTGGAAGGGGTAAAATCATTAGGAGCTGACAAGGTAATAGATTATACCAGCGAAGACTTTTCTAAGAAAGATGAGTTGTATGATGTTATCTTTGAAGCAGTTAACAAAAGCTCATTTCCAGATTGCATGAAAGTGTTAAAGAAGGATGGTACTTATATAAATATCACAGAGCCGCTGCCGAGTGTTCGGATGTTATGGACTATATTAACAACAGGTAAAAAATTAATACTAAGTCGAAACGCACCTGAAACACCGGAAGCGCTAAATTTTCTCGGCGAACTCATACAGATAGGGAAATTGAAAGTGGTAATTGATAGGTCTTATGAATTTGAAGAAATAGTGGAAGCACATCGTTATGTCGAGAAGGGACATAAAAAAGGGAATGTCATTATTAATGTAGAATAACTTAATAAAGCTTTGTAACTATGAATTGGATAGGGCACTAAATAATCTTTAAGAGACTCTCACTTGATTGGAGTCTTTTTATTTGTGCTATTAGTGTATGGTGCACATATAAAAGCTCCTCTCTTACAGGAAGATATATTATCTGAAAGGAGAAATTCAAATGCAAAAACGTAATCTCATACTATTTATTGCTGCAAGTCTGGATGGGTATATCGCAACCAAGGAAGATTCATTGGATTGGCTCTTTGCTGTAGAAGGTGAGGGGGATAATGGTTATTCGGAATTCTACGAGACAGTTGATACGGTTATTATGGGCAAGAAGACGTATGATTGGGTGATAGATAATATAGAAGAATTTCCCTACCAAAATAAAGCGTGTTATGTCTTTACGCGTTCAGATATCAAAGATACTGAGCACGTACAATTTGTCCAGGGCGATATTGCGCGTTTCACGAATCAGTTAAAACAACAAGATGGCAGGAATATCTGGATAGTCGGCGGCGGAGAGCTGTTGTCTTCGTTCATTGAAGAGCAACTGATAGATGAAATGATACTTACTATTGCACCTGTGGTTATTGGCAATGGTATACCTTTATTCAAGGAGGGTCATAATCAAATCGAATTTACTTTAAAAAGAACAAGAACATTCAATCAGTTTGTGGAGCTGCATTATGAAGTAAAGGCTTGAGTAATCTATTCTGTTATGAAGATAGGTAATGATTACTCCTTAATGTCTGATGGCATAGTGCGATATTATCCAAATATAAAGACACTGTAAAGTGCAATCTGCGTTTGCTTTCATTCTTAACACTAGCTGCATGGTATTCTATACCATGCTCTTTTAGATTAACAGTATGAGACAATCTATTTTATTTTTATTGATATGTGTGCTGTTGCTATCAGGCTGTTCATTGGCCCACACAGAAGCTGCCTATGATTCCGAATATAGCCCATTGGTTATTGCCCATCGCGGAGCGTCTGCTGTTGAACCTGAGCATACGTTCTCTTCATATGATCAGGCAATGGAGGATGGAGCAGATTATATCGAAATTGATTTGCGCAGAACGGCGGATGGCGAATTGGTTGCGATGCATGATGACACGGTTGATCGAACAACAAACGGAAAGGGATTGGTCGAGGAGCTAACTTTAAAAGAGATAAAAGCACTTGATACCGGAGAAGGGCAGACGGTACCGACACTAGAAGACATTTTTATACGGTATGGCAGTGAGGTGCAATATTATATTGAAACACGCGAAAATGATAAGGGAAAGCTCGTCATGGAGAGGCAAGTCCTGCAATTGCTAAAGCAGTATGCTATCCCGAAGGGTCAAGTCATCCTGCAGTCGTTCAGCAAAGACAGCATTCGTATATTACATGAACTCGATCCGGAGCTTACGCTTGTACAGCTGTTGAAGAAGAAAGACGTGGAGCAGCTAAATGGGAAAGATCTTCAGGAGATTAGAGACATAGCAATTGGCGTGGGTATCTATGCCGGCATATTAGAAGAATCAGTAGTAGATCTGATTCAGCATCATGATCTCGAAATCCATGCTTATTACCGAGGAGACGAAAGAGAGTGGACAGAGGAGATGCTTCATTACGAAGTGGATGGCATTTTTTCGGATGATCCGGCCTTTTTGGCGAATATGATGGAGAAGAAGGAGTAATCACAACTAGTGATATATTCCTTTTTTTGTGTCCAAATGTTTAGCTTCCCGCTGGGGTGATATAGAGGTAAAAGAATTATTGTAGCAATGAAGGGAGTTTTGTTCTATGAAAACAGTTGCGACAGTAGGAGGCATATTCGGTATCGTTGCCTCACTTCTAGCTATGTTCTTTACCTTAATTGAAAATACGTACACAGTCGGCAATTTTGGTTTGCTTGGAATTGCCGCGGGTATCCTCGGAATTATTGCCGCAGTCTTGCTCAATAAAAAACCAGTACTTGCTGGAGTTCTCCTTATTGTGGCAGCTGCAGTCGGTATCTACGGCGTGTTATTATACTTCTTCGTTCCAGCTGCATTGATGCTGATTGCGGCATTTGTGAAAATGAGCCGTAAAAAAGAAAGTTACTGAAAGAAGGCATACCAATTGAGGTATGCCTTCTTTGCATTTTGTTATGTAGTCGCTTGACGCTCGATTTCAACTTTCAATCTTTTTTCGGGAGCATAATCTCTTTCCCAGTTTTCCGGTTTGAGTATTTTTCCATCACTTTCACGATACTTAGCAACACCATTATGCAGCTTGCCCATATTTGCTTGATGTACTATATCAAACAGTGGTTCAGGCTCAACGCCTAGAATAGCAAACGAACCATTGTTAAAATAGGCCTCATCAATTAGTGCATCTGCTTGAGCAACAAGAACGTCATCTACTGGCTTTTGCTCTTCACGCATCTTGGTTTTGGCTTTCTCTAATCCTGCTAGGAATTGTTCATAAAGCTTTTCAAACTCAGTGAGATCTCCACCCACAGTGGCATATAGAAATTCCATTAATTCCTCACCTGACCATACTGCACGATGTAATGCGATCTCTTTACTCATAGGAGTTGGTTTGTCATTTTGTAAATGATCGAATGCCTTATGGAATTCTCTAACTTGGTTGTATTGTTTCGTCATCTCGTTATCTCCCTTTGGGTTTTTGCTTAATTTCATTATATCAATCGAGAGACGTCTAATACTCTATATGCCTTCTTCAGCGGTAATGTTTTAATTTAAGTTGATAATGCTGTTCTATCGCCAGTCAAGGCAGTCCCGAAGCTCTTGCAATTTCTCATGTACGTAATCAGCAGGAAATACGTTGTATACGTCAGCTTCTGGCCAGATAACATTCAAACGAGCAAAATCTTGAAAGTGAAGTACAGCTAAAAAAGGTTCCTCCTCATCAAGTTCTAACGTGTTATAAAGAAAATCCCCGCGCTTTGCAAAAGGTTTCTTAAGCCACTTCTCCAATTGAAGATAGAATTCCAATAAAGGACAAGCTTCTTCATAAAAGTAAGTTCTATCATTTATCTTAATTTCCAATAAACCTTCTACATAAAGAAAATTACCAAATTGTCTCCTCTCTCGGTTGGAAAGGTGCTCAAAATCAGATCTGAAATCAAAGTTTATTAGTAGCTGTTGCATGTGTTACCCCCACCACATGAGAGTAACAAAGACAGACCACAAAGAGACTGTTCCAGCTACGAATAACATTAAAACTATGTAAGCAGGTGTATCGCCTTTTCGTTTACGCGAGAATAAAATTACTATAAGCATTGCTAGTAGATACAAGACGATACTTATTACACAGAAAGCCGTCACATAATAAATTGGCCACGTATCATAAACGTGGTCCTGCATCCAGTATGCAAGGTCTTGACTGCCAATACCCAGGTATGTGGCGAGCAGGAATAACGGAATAAAGTATATTAAAAATCGTTTCATAGGTGTTCTCCTCTCTGATACACTAAATATATCATGTAAAACCAAATAATGGTTTACCGAGTCGGGAGTGAAAAAAGGTTATGAAACGGTATATCATCATGATGGTGGGAAAGACACATAGTGGAAAGACAACATTTGCGAAAGAATTAGAAGACAGGGTGGAGCACGCTGTTATGATAGACCAAGATACACATGCATTCTTTCTGCAATACCAATACCAAAAACTAGTTCCTAAGACAGGACCACATGATCTAAAACATGCAATCACACAGACTATAGTGGATTACGCAGTAAAAAGAACAGATGCCCATCTGATACTAAGCAACGCTAACCTTGACTGCTCATCACGAAAAAGACTACTTGATTATTATCGAGAGCGGGGATTTGTCAGTATAATTGTTTACTTCGACTTGCCTGAAACTATTCTTAGAGAGCGGGTTGCCAGAGGAAATCGTGACACAAGTATACTCCGTACCGTTTCTAGTTTCGAACAGGTCCTGGACAGGCAGATGAGGATGAAGAAGGCAGAGGAACCCGCGGCAGATGAGGCAGATCATCTATTCATTATACGAGATATAAATGATGTGGGTCAGATCATGGCCATGATTACTAACACAATACAAAAGTGAAAAAGAGGGATTGTTATCCCTCTTCGTATATTAATATCCGTAACCGTAACCATAGTAAGGATAGTTATAGTACGGATAGTATGGATAAGGATAGTAAGGGTATGGGTAAGGCCGAGGCCGGTTATAATAAGGCGGATAAAGTAAAGTGCTGCCGATCAGTCCGCCGACAACACCGCCTAGAAATGGTGCGCCGTAGCCATAACCTGGGCGGCCATAGCCGAATCCTGGACGGCCGAACCCGCCGAAGCCATAACCGGGACGACGTCGGTATTCATCCGTATACTCAGGATAAGAATATTGGAGTTGCTCGTCAGCTTGATAAGGTACAAGAGTTTGATTTTGTTCTTGCATGTAAAACACCTTCCTTTCTGTGCCAGTGTATGACGGGCAAGAGCGGAAGGCGCGGGACAGCAGCCCAAATAAGTTGGCTTTTTTAATTGAATGTATCGCGAAGGATGGCAGCTATCGGGATAAGCAATGCTAGTATGGGAACGAAAGCCCATATCCAGCTGTGCCTGGGGTGTTTGTTTTCCTCTTTCATTTTTTCCACTTCCAGCTCGAGCAGACGGATGCGCTGTTCCAAATCTTCTTTCATAATTCATCCTCCTTAGGCTTGTCTTCGAGACTCTAATAAAAAGAGCCTTCGTTTACATTGTAGTAAACAAAAGGCTGCTTCATGCTTAGGCAATAACAGCAGCTGTTACGGCGCCATATCCTTCACCGCTTCCAGCATTCTGTACAGATCTCTTATAGGAGGCATAAGAAATGTAAAGAGCAATTGTTGCTCCGATCAGGGACAGGATTAGGCCTATATAAGATATCACCGTGGCGATGAACTCATATCTTTCCTCTTCGATAATGACAGCATCGTTATTCACTGATCATCGCTCCTTCCTCCTCTTAGGTTATGCACCTATGGGCGGATGGTGCCATAGCATTTTGATCAATCGTTTGATTAGCTTCCCTTTTGTGAATTATCTGCGCTTTTGCTCAGGGAAAAACTATTAGCTATCAGCTATTCATATGGCAGCTAGAAAAAACGTTGCTGTAGACCCACCCGATGCCGGACTGATATGATGATGGAACTGGAATGAAAGGGCTGACGAGGCGTTGGAAAATGAAAAATATAAGGAACTGAAGATGGGAGAGCGCGGAGTCTATATTAGTATCGGTGCTTATCTTGTCTTGTCCTGTTTGAAACTGATTGTTGGATTTTTAAGTGGATCGGCTGCTTTAAGGGCGGACGGTTTGAATAATGCTACAGATATCGTGGCTTCTGTTGCTGTATTGATCGGACTGAAGCTGGCGAGAAAGCCACCCGATGCGGATCATCCGTACGGACATTGGAAAGCAGAAACAGTGGCAAGCCTTATTGCCTCCTTCATCATGATGACAGTCGGTCTCCAAGTGCTGTATACAGCTGTGCTGAATGTGTTTGATGGTTCTAACGAGGCGCCAGATATGATGGCAGCCTGGACAGGCGTATTCGGGGCGATCGTCATGTTCTTCGTGTACAGATATAATATGCGGCTAGGTTCAAAAATAAACAGTCAATCTGTCAAAGCTGCAGCAAAGGATAATCTATCAGATGCCCTTGTCAGTGTAGGAACAGTAGTAGGTATCATCGGCGCACAGCTAGGGTTGCCTTGGCTGGATCCGCTGGCGGCAATCATTGTCGGCTTGATTATCTGTAAGACGGCATGGGAGATCTTTACTTCTTCTTCTCACCAGCTGACCGATGGATTCGATGAAACACTTATGGTCTCCTATACGGAGACGATTATGAATATCTCAGGTGTAAAAGGTATAAAGACGATGAAGGCGAGAAGCTACGGCAATAATGCCATCGTCGATACAGAAATTTTGGTCAATTCCACGCTGGACATCCGGCAAGCACATGATGTGGCAACAACAGTGGAGAAGACGCTGAAGCGGGAGCATGGCGTCTACTGGGTGAATGTCCATGTTGAACCACAATAAAAAGCCAGAAGCGACTATGCTTCTGGCTTTTTTACTTTAATCAATGATCAGCATATTG
Coding sequences within it:
- a CDS encoding NAD(P)-dependent alcohol dehydrogenase; the protein is MKAIVYTRYGSADVLQLKETAKPVPKDHEILVRVKATTVTAADIRARSFTVPPVFWLPARITLGLRQPKKEVLGAELAGEIVSVGKDVKRFKKGDQVFAASLEDFGAYAEYKCLSETGPVSIKPSNISYEEAAAIPIGARTALYFLRKAAIQSGQKILVYGASGSVGSYAVQIAKYFGANVTGVCSTSNVEGVKSLGADKVIDYTSEDFSKKDELYDVIFEAVNKSSFPDCMKVLKKDGTYINITEPLPSVRMLWTILTTGKKLILSRNAPETPEALNFLGELIQIGKLKVVIDRSYEFEEIVEAHRYVEKGHKKGNVIINVE
- the rplM gene encoding 50S ribosomal protein L13, which encodes MRTTFMANESNIERKWLVVDAEGQTLGRLASEVAAILRGKHKPTYTPHADTGDNVIIINAEKIELTGNKLADKIYYRHSNHPGGLKQRTADEMRTKYPEQMLELAIKGMLPKGPLARKMIKKLHVYRGAEHKHQAQQPEAYTLRG
- a CDS encoding glycerophosphodiester phosphodiesterase family protein translates to MAHTEAAYDSEYSPLVIAHRGASAVEPEHTFSSYDQAMEDGADYIEIDLRRTADGELVAMHDDTVDRTTNGKGLVEELTLKEIKALDTGEGQTVPTLEDIFIRYGSEVQYYIETRENDKGKLVMERQVLQLLKQYAIPKGQVILQSFSKDSIRILHELDPELTLVQLLKKKDVEQLNGKDLQEIRDIAIGVGIYAGILEESVVDLIQHHDLEIHAYYRGDEREWTEEMLHYEVDGIFSDDPAFLANMMEKKE
- a CDS encoding ATP-binding protein, with the protein product MKRYIIMMVGKTHSGKTTFAKELEDRVEHAVMIDQDTHAFFLQYQYQKLVPKTGPHDLKHAITQTIVDYAVKRTDAHLILSNANLDCSSRKRLLDYYRERGFVSIIVYFDLPETILRERVARGNRDTSILRTVSSFEQVLDRQMRMKKAEEPAADEADHLFIIRDINDVGQIMAMITNTIQK
- a CDS encoding cation diffusion facilitator family transporter — encoded protein: MENEKYKELKMGERGVYISIGAYLVLSCLKLIVGFLSGSAALRADGLNNATDIVASVAVLIGLKLARKPPDADHPYGHWKAETVASLIASFIMMTVGLQVLYTAVLNVFDGSNEAPDMMAAWTGVFGAIVMFFVYRYNMRLGSKINSQSVKAAAKDNLSDALVSVGTVVGIIGAQLGLPWLDPLAAIIVGLIICKTAWEIFTSSSHQLTDGFDETLMVSYTETIMNISGVKGIKTMKARSYGNNAIVDTEILVNSTLDIRQAHDVATTVEKTLKREHGVYWVNVHVEPQ
- the truA gene encoding tRNA pseudouridine(38-40) synthase TruA translates to MTQRMKATVSYDGTHFSGFQVQEKNRTVQGELEKALTKIHKGKQIRIQASGRTDAGVHARGQVIHFDTELRMGDYNWRKALNTLLPDDVRITDITQAEEDFHARYSVKRKQYKYFVHNAPEQDVFKRHYVHHVPYQLELDRIQQAITAIEGTHDFSAFCSARTGVKGDKIRTVYEAVCEKQDDMLVFTFTGSGFLYNMVRILAGTLIDIGNGRKEPEDMARILESKDRQLASKTAAASGLCLWKVDY
- the rpsI gene encoding 30S ribosomal protein S9; translated protein: MAQVQYYGTGRRKSSTARVRLVPGTGQVTVNNRSAEDYFPYETLRTIINQPLVATETAGNYDVLVTVQGGGFTGQAGAIRHGISRALLEADPEYRGTLKKAGFLTRDARMKERKKYGLKGARRAPQFSKR
- a CDS encoding energy-coupling factor transporter transmembrane protein EcfT, translated to MNNLLIVGQYVPTNSIVHRMDPRIKMLIIFFYVIFIFFANNVVSYALFTVFAVGGTLLTKVPWRFIAKGLTPVWFLIIFTFILHLFVTKEGTVLVNVFGLPIYSGALEQGAVISLRFFLLILLTSLLTLTTTPIEITDGVESLLGPLRRFKFPVHELALMMSISLRFIPTLLQETEKISNAQASRGVDFRTGPFRERVRAVIPLLVPLFVSAFKRAEELAMAMEARGYRGGEGRTKLRELRVMKRDVAALVIFIVVVAAALITRDYS
- a CDS encoding dihydrofolate reductase family protein, whose protein sequence is MQKRNLILFIAASLDGYIATKEDSLDWLFAVEGEGDNGYSEFYETVDTVIMGKKTYDWVIDNIEEFPYQNKACYVFTRSDIKDTEHVQFVQGDIARFTNQLKQQDGRNIWIVGGGELLSSFIEEQLIDEMILTIAPVVIGNGIPLFKEGHNQIEFTLKRTRTFNQFVELHYEVKA
- a CDS encoding HAD family hydrolase, with protein sequence MTKQYNQVREFHKAFDHLQNDKPTPMSKEIALHRAVWSGEELMEFLYATVGGDLTEFEKLYEQFLAGLEKAKTKMREEQKPVDDVLVAQADALIDEAYFNNGSFAILGVEPEPLFDIVHQANMGKLHNGVAKYRESDGKILKPENWERDYAPEKRLKVEIERQATT